The Candidatus Denitrolinea symbiosum DNA window ATGACCGAGGACGATTACAACAACGACCGCGACCCGCAGCTGGACGCGGCCATCCAGACCCTGTTGGCAATGCTGGCGGGATCGCCTCTTCCCACCTCCATGCCCACGGTTACGCCTATTCCGTAAGAAAGGTTCGCCATGTTCTTTCTTGATCCCACCTATCTTTGTTTTATGGCTCCCGCCTTCCTGTTGATGGCGTTGACTTCGTGGTACGTGAAGTCGGCCTACAACAAATGGAGCCGGGTGCGCTCTCAAAGCGGGCTGACCGGCGCGCAGGCCGCGCAGCGGCTGATCCAGAACGCGCCCTACTATATCAACGAGGGCGGCGAAGGCCTGCGCGACGTCCGCATCGCGGGCATCGGCGGTAATCTCACCGACAACTACGACCCGCGCACCAAAACGCTCAATCTCTCGCCCGGTGTGGCCAACACCCCCTCGGTGGCCTCCATCGCGGTCGCCGCGCACGAACTGGGTCACGCCATGCAGGACAGCGAAGGCTACCTCCCCATGCGTCTGCGCTCGGCCCTCGTCCCCGCCGTCAACATCGGCTCGAACTTCGGCTGGATTCTCATCCTGATCGGCATCCTCCTCTACTCGTGGACGGGGGCCGGCTGGGGAATCAGCGTGGCGTGGATCGGCGTCATCACCTTCTCGGCGGGCGCGGTCTTCGCCCTCGCCACCCTGCCCGTGGAATTCAACGCGTCCGCGCGCGCGAAACGCATCCTCGTCCAAAGCGGGATCATCCAGGGCGACGACGAGATCCGCGGCGTCAACAACGTGTTGAACGCCGCCGCCCTGACCTACGTCGCGGGGCTGGTCTCGGCCCTCTCGCAACTTCTCTACTACGTCATGCTCGTCGGCGGCATGGGCGGGCGGCGCAGGGACTGATCGTCTCATCCATTCGAGGCCGGGCTTCCGCAAGAGTCCGGCTTTTTATTTTGCTCCGGGCCGGCGATATTCCAGCCGGCCTCCTCTTCATCTTTCATCCTTCATCCTTTACAATTCCCCCCGATGAAAAAATTCATGGTCGTAGTCGTCCTCTTCCTCGGCGTGGCGCTGATTGCCCTCAGCTTTGGGGAACTGGAAAAAACCCTCGCCACCCTGCAAAAAGCGCACCTGCGCTGGGTGTTTCTGGCCCTGGGGTTGGAGGTCGCGTGGATGGCGAACCTCGGGCTGACCTACCAATCCATTTACCGCCTTCTGGGGATCAACGAGGACCGCGGCCGTCTGACCCTCGCGGCGGTCGCCTCCTACTTTGTGAACATCATCGCGCCCACCGCGGGCGTGAGCGGGATCGCCTTCTTCGTCAACGAGGCCAGGCGGCGCGGCTATCCGACCGGCAAAGCCACTCTGGCCGGCGCGCTCTTCCTGCTGGTGGACCAGGCCGCCTTCCTGGCCGTCCTCGCCCTCGGCTGGATCGTCCTCCTGCGCCGCAACAACCTGAACGCCGGGGAGATCTCCGCCTCGCTGACGCTGCTGGTCCTCGCCTGTATTTTCGGCTTTTTCATCTACCTCGGTTATCGCTCGTCAGACGCGCTCGGCCGCGCCCTGGCGCGCGTCGCCCGCCTTGTCAACTGCGTCGTCCGCCCCTTCATCCACCGCGACTACCTCAGCGAAGACCGCGCCCACGCCTTCGCCTCCGAAGTGGCCGAGGGACTGTCGAGCCTGCCCGAGCATTCGGTCCAGCGGCTGATCCGTCCCCTGCTCCACGCGCTCCTCAACAAAGCCCTGCTCATCGGCATCCTGCTCTGCGCGTTCCTCTCGTTCGACGTGCCGTTCTCCGCCGGGACGATCATCGCGGGCTGGGCCATCGGCTACCTCTTCCTCGTCGTCTCCCCCACCCCCAACGGCATCGGCATCGTGGAAGGCGTCATGCCGCTCGCCCTCTCCAGCCTGCGCGTCTCCTACGAAGCCGCGGTGGTCGTCACGCTGGTCTATCGCGCCGTCACCTTTTGGCTGCTGCTGGGCGCGGGCGCGTGGGCCTTCCGCCGCCTGCAACTTTCGGACGCCTGACTTGACTCTCGTCTCCCTGCTCTCCCGCTGGAAAACCGACCCCGACACCGCCCCCAACTTCGCCGCCTGGCGGACTCTCCCCCCGCGTCCCGCGGACCTCGTCCCGCTCCCGCCTCTCCCCGACCTTTTGCCGGCCGCGCTGACCCGGCGCGGGATACACGCCCTCTATTCGCACCAGTCCGCCGCGTTCGAAGCCGCGCGGCGCGGCGGGAACGTCGTCCTCGCCACCGGCACGGCCTCCGGCAAGACCCTCGCCTACAACCTCCCCGTCATTGCCGCCCTCCTCGAAAACCCGCAGGCCCGCGCGCTTTATCTCTTCCCGACCAAAGCCTTAACCCAGGATCAACTTTCTAATCTTCAAACTTTCCAACCTGCCAATATTCAGGCGGCAATTTACGACGGC harbors:
- a CDS encoding zinc metallopeptidase; translation: MFFLDPTYLCFMAPAFLLMALTSWYVKSAYNKWSRVRSQSGLTGAQAAQRLIQNAPYYINEGGEGLRDVRIAGIGGNLTDNYDPRTKTLNLSPGVANTPSVASIAVAAHELGHAMQDSEGYLPMRLRSALVPAVNIGSNFGWILILIGILLYSWTGAGWGISVAWIGVITFSAGAVFALATLPVEFNASARAKRILVQSGIIQGDDEIRGVNNVLNAAALTYVAGLVSALSQLLYYVMLVGGMGGRRRD